The genomic DNA ACTCAGTCAAGCACTCTCCAATAAACAGAgttggatttttctcaaatgTATCCGTGTTGTTCTGTTATCAGACTCACATGTAAGAAGTCGTTCGATTTCGATGTAAATTAGTTTACAACAAATCATAACACTTCTTGATTTCATTAAGTCCCGGTTGCATTCGGATGAGTTCGATGACCGAAAACTTGGTTACGCTAAGTCAATATAAAGTTGAGAGGTTTGTAAGCCACAGTCTGTGATTAGCGGTAAACATGACTCGCTTACGTTACGGCATTTTGGTGTTCCTCGCTATTTTTTCTATCCTTGTGTCAAATTTAAAAGCGGACGGTGAGAACAATTCGCCTCAGGAAAACTTGGTAAAAAGACATGCAGAGCCAGGGACAGAAGAAGACGAgctttttgatgatatttcAGCGGAAGACACTAAAGGTAAACGGTTACAAATTTTCGACTTTTTCTCAGCGGTACACAAGTATACACGGAATACTTATCTTCGCCTGCCCTAATTGGCATATGTTTTCAAGATTTAACGGAGTAACTTTGCTtcttttaaagcattttttgtCTGCCTTTTTGTAAAACATAAATCGAAATATTAGCTGCGGCGCCGTTAAGTCCTTAACTTTGACTTCACTCAACATAGTTAATAAGTGGATTGTTCACATATTTTAGAGTTAATCGACCTtaaaatcaaaaaagaaatcCTGCCATGTTTATTGTGACACTGAATAGCAACCTGTTGAAACTATTTAACGTCGAATACAACCTTAGGGCGACAAAATCTTAAAAGAGAATTTGGGTAGAATCCGTGCCCCGGGGCATGAGAGCCGTGGCCAGAAGAGTGAACTCGTTCTACAAGGAAGACCACTTGTTCTGGAATCCAATACAGAGCGTTTTTCAGAGCAAAGTCCGGCAAGaagagcaaaagaaaatatcgCGAGGAAACAATGAGACTGTGGCGCCAATTAAAGAGCATATTGTAGCAAAACCAAGCCAATCCTTGATTTCTTCCGAAACTATTGAGATTGCGCTATGCTCTAACCATTTGATCACTTCACTAACAAAGTAGAACAAGTAATAtcattttgctttaattattGCAGAAAAAGTTACTAGAGTGAAAAGATCTCACTTCTGGTCTTGGACGAGCCGGAGGAGGTCCACAAACAACcagtatttcaaaacaaggcCTCATTGCGAGCACGAAGATCATGAACACTTTAGAACCCGTTGTTGCTCAGGAAAATTCATGGACAACATTTTATTACAGACATGCTGTGCTGGACGCATCGTATATAAAAATATGGTGCCATCTTTCTGTCACACGCATTATGGGTGTGGTCGTTTCTGGTTTGATAGCAACCGCCAAAAGTGCTGCTATGGTTCCAAAGGCGTAGACTGTCAAGATGTCCAACCAACGTGTGGTTTGACACCATTCAACCAGACAGTTCAGGCGTGCTGTAGAGGCCGATATTTGTATGTGATAAAAAACCAGAAATGCTGTTACGGTCGTGTGATCTCCAGAGGGAGGACCTGTCGACTTTACAATAGATAAAGCACCATTGAGCGAGTATCCTAGaatcagaacaaaaattacCTCAACGAGAAATATCATCATGGATCTAGGGACAAATCTAAACTCAACACAGCAAATAAGTAAACCAGACCCGGAGTttgaaaacgcgagtgaccaaatTGAGAttgatttttgtatttcttttgatgttttattaattttagagTCTCAGAGAGGGTGGTGTGAGCTTTCTAAGGACGGATCCTATAGTTCGGTAGCAAAACTCATGTATTCCGGTATCACTTTGGacttacaattaaaaaaattattccagtGGGTTACCTAAGTAAAGTGAACTTTAGAGGAGACAGCCGCCATTGTCCCAACCGGCAATCCTGCGGCGATCCGATCCCGCCCCGATTTCGAATTCTTATGGAAAGTTTCTTTCTTctacttttcttcttcttcttcttctttaactTCTTCCTTTTCTGCGGCAAGAAGTTCAAGATTGAAATCTCTGCCGGTAACTTATTTTTGCGATTGTTCTGTTCGAGCAGAGGAACTTGAACGTGGAAAGAAATGTGATATTTCTCAAAATATATATCACTTACAGACTTACATTGTTGACTATTGGTAGATATTTCGAATGATTCCGAAAACGATGAGTACAAATACTTATTCGATTTGCATgcagatttttttatttgtcctGTGAAGAcgttttattttgtaaaaataaaaaagaaatcctACCATGTTTATTGTGACACTAAATAACAACCTGTTGAAACTATTTAACGTCGAATACAACCTCAGGGCGACAAAATCTTAAAAGAGAATTAGGTAAAATCCCTTCCCTGGGGCATGAGAGCCCCGGCCAGAGGAGTGAGCTCGTTCTATGAGGAGGACCACTTTTTCTGAAACCCAATACAGAGCGTTTTTCAGAGCAAAGTCCAGTAAGaagagcaaaagaaaatatctcGAGGAAACAATGAGACTGTGGCGCCAATTACAgggcacaagaaaaaaaaccaaaccaatccTTGATTTCTTCCGAAACTAGTGAGATTGCGCTATGCTCTAACCATCTGATCACTTCACTAGCAATATAGAACAAGTAAAAATATTTCGCTTTATTTATTGCAGAAAAAGTTACTGGAGTGAAAAGATCTCACTTCAGGTCTCGGACGAGCCGGAAGTGGTCCACACACTACCGGTTTTTCAAAACAATGCCTCCTTGCGAGCACATAGATCATGAATACCTTAGAACCCATTGTTGCTCAGGAAAATTCATAGACGACAAGATACTACAAACATGCTGTGCTGGACTCATCGTAATTAAACATGTCATGCCATCTTTCTGCCACCCGCATTATGGGTGTGGTCGTTTCTGGTTTGATGTCAACCGCGAAAGGTGCTGCTATGGTTCCCAAGGCGTAGACTGTCAAGATGTCCAACCTACGTGTGATTTGACGCCATTCAACCAGATAGTATAGGCTTGCTGTGAAAGCTATTATTTGTATAtgataaaaaaccaaaatgcTGTGTTAgacgataaaaatagaaatgtaTTCAACCTAAAAACATTGTAAGGGTTTCCTATACTGGTGTTGGAAAAtgtatggaaaaaatatattagcataagccattcagtaaacattataataagccagttgatcatttcttattccttttgggGGTCTTATCTTACAGCTAGAGTTTTCGTCACCTTTTCCTTATTGTGATCatgaatttgacatggagaaaAAGATGCGAAAAGATGTTTAATTATTAAGAAAATGATGTTACcttataaaaattgatcccgtaccggaatttcctggaaataaGCCTCCCTATACTTTAACCTCTTTAATTTTCTCGTtttttaggctaaatccatgtcGAATTCCCGATCAGAAGAATAGctcttaaatttaatttagcACGTTCGATACCCCTTTTTCTTAGAGGTGTCTTAAGGTGTAAACACGTAGTACCCTTCATCTTCCTTACTGAATTGATAATCATATATATTATACGAAGAGCTCTCTTAGAGGCGGTACCCTGGGTTCGCCccttcttctccgaattttttgtttattctgctgttatgtATCAGTCTTcgaggactattttctcttggAATATCTCCTCAACTtcgattttaattctgttagtaagtttattataaattttatgtagtcaatcttgtttttgtttttcccgaACTTAACcgtaagactaagaaatttaaggtagaaagtcattttgtaaagcgtaaacatcacGAAGGTacctacttagtatgcgaactcaGCTCTGCGTAGCTTAGCGTAACtcgctagttaagtgtaaaagcatgacgaaggttagagattgacagctcagtaagtgtcacctttataagcggtgacccatACTTTCCTTGAGAGATTTTGAGCTGGTCCCCGTTGTATTAACTTGTTTAGTAAGAGTGAATAGAGaaagagacaacaaaacaaCGAGTGTTAGAATTTTACCTCTAACACTTGTCGACTTTACAATAGATGAAGCAACAGTAAGCGAGTATCCTGGAATCAGAACAAAAATAACCTCAACGAGAAATATCATCATGGATCTGAGGATA from Pocillopora verrucosa isolate sample1 chromosome 2, ASM3666991v2, whole genome shotgun sequence includes the following:
- the LOC131786657 gene encoding uncharacterized protein, with the protein product MTRLRYGILVFLAIFSILVSNLKADGENNSPQENLVKRHAEPGTEEDELFDDISAEDTKEKVTRVKRSHFWSWTSRRRSTNNQYFKTRPHCEHEDHEHFRTRCCSGKFMDNILLQTCCAGRIVYKNMVPSFCHTHYGCGRFWFDSNRQKCCYGSKGVDCQDVQPTCGLTPFNQTVQACCRGRYLYVIKNQKCCYGRVISRGRTCRLYNR